The proteins below come from a single Flexistipes sp. genomic window:
- the gspG gene encoding type II secretion system major pseudopilin GspG — MESSKRKNAGFTLIEIMVVVVILGILATFLVPKIINRPDEARITKVKNDIKAIESALKLYKIDNGFYPTTEQGLSALIEKPDMEPIPRNWKKGGYLNTEEAPKDAWGNKYIYRSPGSDGRDYVIISYGADGKEGGDGMNADIKSYDLQ, encoded by the coding sequence ATGGAAAGCAGTAAAAGAAAAAATGCAGGCTTCACTTTGATTGAAATAATGGTGGTGGTCGTAATACTTGGTATACTTGCAACTTTTCTTGTGCCCAAAATCATCAACAGGCCGGACGAAGCCAGAATTACCAAGGTAAAAAACGACATCAAAGCCATCGAATCGGCATTAAAACTTTATAAAATTGATAACGGATTTTATCCCACAACCGAGCAGGGGCTTTCCGCACTGATAGAAAAACCCGATATGGAGCCTATACCGAGAAACTGGAAAAAGGGCGGTTATCTTAATACTGAGGAAGCTCCAAAAGATGCGTGGGGTAACAAATATATCTACCGCTCACCAGGCTCAGACGGAAGGGATTATGTAATAATTTCCTACGGTGCCGACGGCAAAGAGGGAGGAGACGGAATGAATGCCGATATCAAGAGTTATGACCTTCAATAA
- a CDS encoding prepilin-type N-terminal cleavage/methylation domain-containing protein yields the protein MPISRVMTFNKLKKEILHTNNNAFTLLEIIIVITIIGIGVITMTPQMMRSTVEQDKTVEFFNKTLKQALKESREQQAPVSIKGFKASDNLITVSGERTEIPGISAVNNAEINDSNAYGTEYEITVFPNGICDYFKLTFQDGSYVESSPLLLKVNKYDS from the coding sequence ATGCCGATATCAAGAGTTATGACCTTCAATAAACTGAAAAAAGAAATTTTGCACACTAACAACAATGCATTCACTCTGCTTGAGATTATAATCGTAATAACTATTATAGGTATCGGTGTCATAACAATGACTCCTCAGATGATGAGGAGCACCGTTGAACAGGACAAAACCGTTGAATTTTTCAATAAAACGCTAAAACAGGCACTCAAAGAAAGCAGAGAGCAACAGGCACCCGTCAGCATAAAAGGATTCAAAGCCTCGGATAATCTCATCACAGTTTCAGGAGAAAGAACGGAAATTCCCGGCATTTCAGCAGTCAACAATGCTGAAATCAATGATTCAAACGCATATGGTACAGAATATGAAATTACCGTATTTCCCAACGGAATCTGTGATTACTTCAAGCTTACCTTTCAGGACGGAAGCTACGTGGAATCCTCGCCTTTGCTGCTGAAAGTGAATAAATATGATTCTTAA
- a CDS encoding prepilin-type N-terminal cleavage/methylation domain-containing protein: MILKNKGFTLLEILVALAILSISMLALYNLLNFSLDLHSYSKSRTSLVGKGYEIVLKRLNFDENINSVKNEYDNITITLEQQITLIPDIQENYLTVENKESSVTYRYFNETK, from the coding sequence ATGATTCTTAAAAACAAAGGTTTTACACTTCTGGAAATTTTAGTGGCTCTGGCAATTCTTTCCATAAGTATGCTGGCCCTGTACAACCTTCTTAATTTCTCTCTCGATCTGCACAGTTATTCAAAAAGCAGAACAAGCCTTGTGGGCAAAGGATATGAAATCGTCTTAAAACGGCTGAACTTTGATGAAAATATTAACAGTGTAAAAAATGAATATGACAATATAACTATTACCCTGGAGCAGCAAATCACCCTAATCCCTGATATCCAGGAAAATTATCTCACTGTGGAAAACAAAGAAAGCAGTGTAACTTACAGGTATTTTAATGAAACTAAATAG